The following are encoded in a window of Chlorocebus sabaeus isolate Y175 chromosome 10, mChlSab1.0.hap1, whole genome shotgun sequence genomic DNA:
- the EN1 gene encoding homeobox protein engrailed-1, protein MEEQQPEPKSQRDSGLGAAAAAATPGGLSLSLSPGASGSSGSDGDSVPVSPQPAPPSPPAAPCLPPLAHHPHLPPHPPPPPPQHLAAPAHQPQPAAQLHRTTNFFIDNILRPDFGCKKEQPPPQLLVAAAARRGAGGGGRVERDRGQTGAGRDPVHPLGTRAPGAASLLCAPDANCGPPDGSQPAAAGAGASKAGNPAAAAAAAAAAAAAVAAAAAAAAAAKPSDSGGGGSGGGAGSPGAQGTKYPEHGNPAILLMGSANGGPVVKTDSQQPLVWPAWVYCTRYSDRPSSGPRTRKLKKKKNEKEDKRPRTAFTAEQLQRLKAEFQANRYITEQRRQTLAQELSLNESQIKIWFQNKRAKIKKATGIKNGLALHLMAQGLYNHSTTTVQDKDESE, encoded by the exons ATGGAAGAACAGCAGCCGGAACCTAAAAGTCAGCGAGACTCGGGCCtcggcgcggcggcggcggcggcgacccCGGGCGGCCTCAGCCTGAGCCTCAGTCCGGGCGCCAGCGGCAGCAGCGGCAGCGATGGAGACAGCGTGCCCGTGTCCCCGCAGCCCGCGCCCCCCTCGCCGCCCGCGGCGCCTTGCCTGCCGCCCCTGGCCCACCACCCGCACCTCCCCCCAcaccccccgcccccgccgcctCAGCATCTCGCGGCGCCTGCTCACCAGCCGCAGCCAGCGGCCCAGCTGCACCGCACCACCAACTTTTTCATCGACAACATCCTGAGGCCGGACTTCGGCTGCAAAAAGGAGCAGCCGCCACcgcagcttctggtggctgcggCGGCTAGAAGAGGCGCAGGAGGAGGAGGCCGGGTCGAGCGTGACAGAGGCCAGACTGGCGCAGGTAGAGACCCTGTCCACCCGTTGGGCACCCGGGCGCCAGGCGCTGCCTCGCTCCTGTGCGCCCCGGACGCGAACTGTGGCCCACCCGACGGCTCCCAGCCAGCCGCCGCCGGCGCGGGCGCGTCTAAAGCTGGGAACccggctgcggcggcggcggcggcggcagcggccgCGGCAGCAgtggcagcggcggcggcggcggccgcagCAGCCAAGCCCTCGgacagcggcggcggcggcagtggAGGCGGCGCAGGGAGCCCAGGAGCGCAGGGCACAAAATACCCGGAGCACGGCAACCCCGCCATCCTACTTATGGGCTCAGCCAACGGCGGGCCCGTGGTCAAAACTGACTCGCAGCAGCCTCTCGTATGGCCCGCCTGGGTCTACTGCACACGTTACTCGGATCGTCCATCCTCTG GTCCGCGCACCAGGAagctgaagaagaagaagaacgaGAAGGAGGACAAGCGGCCGCGGACGGCGTTCACCGCCGAGCAGCTGCAGAGACTCAAGGCGGAGTTCCAGGCAAACCGCTACATCACGGAGCAGCGGCGGCAGACCCTGGCCCAGGAGCTCAGCCTCAACGAGTCCCAGATCAAGATCTGGTTCCAGAACAAGCGCGCCAAGATCAAGAAAGCCACAGGCATTAAGAACGGCTTGGCGCTGCACCTCATGGCCCAGGGACTGTACAACCACTCCACCACCACGGTCCAGGACAAAGACGAGAGCGAGTAG